The Gossypium hirsutum isolate 1008001.06 chromosome D02, Gossypium_hirsutum_v2.1, whole genome shotgun sequence region GGTCTATGCGTCGATGCTATAGCTACCAATGCTTGTATTGATGTTTCCAAGGTTGATTGGTCCTACACTTATAACCGGAAGAAGCTCCCAGAGGAAAACGGGAATGATCCGAACTTTAATGGTGTCAAAAGTCGACCAGTGCCAAAGGACTGGTGGGTTGAGGATCTGTGTGAACTTGAAATCGATCTATATAAGCGTGTTATAATGAGTATTAAAACCAAAGGAATACAATCCCATGAAGTGATCGGAGATGCTTTGAAAGCTTATTCTTATCGAAGGTTGCCGGGTTTCAGTAAGGGTGTAATCCATTCTCGTGATGTTGGAAAGTATCGATCAACGGTTGACACTATCGTCTGGTTGTTGCCTGCAGAGAAAGGAAGTGTATCTTGCAGTTTCTTGTTTAAGTTGTTGAAAGCGGCTATCATAGTTGACTCAGGAGAAATGGCTCGGGAACAGCTGGTGAGACAAATAGGACAACAACTTGAGGAGGCTTCCCTGAATGATCTTTTGATAAGAGCAGCAGAAAGGGAAGACGTAATGTATGATGTCAATATGGTAAAGAAAATAGTGAACAAGTTTCTGAtgcaagatcggaatgctgaatATGAATCGGAAGAAAACGAGGTTCAGGAAATACAAAGATCCGGAATCTTAACAGATGCTTCCAAGCTGATTGTGGCAAAGTTGATAGATGCATACCTTGCTGAAATCGCAACGGATCCGAACTTACCCTTGTCAAAGTTTGTAGACCTTGCTGAAACAGTGTCTTGCATCTCTCGGCCTACTCATAACGGGCTTTACCGAGCCATTGACATGTATCTTAAGGTGAGAATCTTGCCAAAACCTGTATTTTTCCATGCATAGCAAATCCGCATTTACATGAATTGTGCTGTTTCGATGCAGGAGCACCCATGGATAAGCAAGAGCGAGCGGAAAAGGATATGCAAGTTAATGGACTGCAAGAAACTATCAGCCGATGCATGTATGCATGCTGTTCAAAATGAGAGGCTCCCATTGCGTGTGGTCATTCAGGTTCTCTTTGTCGAGCAACTCCGGGGGGCTGCTGCCACTTCATCCGGAACTAGCACTCCTGACTTACCCAAATCCCTGAAAAACCCAAATGGCGGATCTCACGGGAGCTCAAGATCAGCACCAACTAATCCGGAGCAAGATTGGGATTCAGTGTCTGCAACCGAGGAGCTGAAGGCTCTGAAACCCGAACTGGCTGCCTTAAGGTTGAGAAACCGCGGAGATAATAGAAACAACGTTGACAACGCGGCCGCCATTAGTAAAATGAAAGGTTTAATGAAGTCAAAGAGGATATTTACAAAGATATGGTCAAGCAAAGCAGCCATAGGTGAGAACAGTGGTTCAGATTCATCAGAGAGTCTTGGTTCTGCAAATCCTGAAGAAGCTAAATCAACACCATCTAGAAATAGGAGGCATTCAGTTTCTTAGTAGAAAATGTGGGAAAATACATTAACTTTTTGGTGgggttttttaatgtttttacctCTCCTAATGACAACGGTAAATTCAAGACTAGTTTTATGTTAACTCAGTAAAATGAAGCAtactatatacatataatattttatatatatataggtttgtTTGTCTGGCCATCGATGAATGCAAGATGCCACTGCCATGTCCATCATGCAACACTTTTAGTATCTGTTTCATTTTTTTCAGTCACTCTTGAGTCCAAGATGGGCTGAAAATGATCAAGTGCATGTAAGTAGAATATAGTTACTATAGATATCCTCATACCTCCAAACGAATTTACTTAGACTCTATATTAGGGGTGTTTCGAGGTCTTAAGTTGCATAAGGTGGGTTTGAATGGGCGGTGTACTTATCTGCAATAAGTGTAAAAACAACAGTGGCAGTGTGATTAGATACGGTAGCGTGAGACGCATTGTACCACACCTCACTGCTCATCCAAACCCACCTTAAATTGGATTGAACTCGTCAATCAAAtcgaaaattaatttatatatcgGTCCAAACAAAACAACAAAGGAGTTAAAATAGTTTCAGAACGAATTGCTGTTGGAACtgcattttttaaatgtttttaacctaaattaatggtccaaattgaaaaaaaaacacaattggCCCAACCCAAATACTTAATCCAGCTGGCCCAACTACTTAAATACCTTAAAAAGTATTtaataaatgagaaaaataagggaattttttttgaatcgatTAAATTATCAGCTTGtcttatttaattgaataaattattaaaataaatttaaaattaaaaaaataaaatttatttaacaaatagtTCAACCTATTTTATTGGTCGGACATTCTCAATCCAATAGGCTATTCTTATTCTAAAAAcagtggaaaagaaaataaaaactaaccTAAATATATAGGCCCGATTATGGATCGGGCTTGAAAACTCGCTTAAAAAGTGagaggatttgggtaaaaatataggcccaaaaaatgggcttgggcagaAAAAGAGGtttgttttctaaacgggccagACCTCAAGTAAGCTTTTTTGcccgaatttgcaaaaaaaatctGCTGCTTTTTTCtgttattttcactatttttgttACTGTTTTGGTGTcgtttcactattatgttgctactattttattattattatttggatattgtataactcttattttattattaattttactactattttagaagTATTTGCTCTCTAAGATGtacctattttagtgttatttaagtataaataaaattttaatttattttcaattttagtgtatttgatgtattatattttataaatttatttttatataaaaataataatataaaaatttttaatacggAGAGCTGAACTTAGCTtggattttaacatttttatttgggccgaacttagacaaaattttaagcccatttttaaACCGAGCCTACAATTCTATTGAGGCCCTACCCGACCCATTATCACCATTACCTAAATATATTTGTATCATTAttgttttatacatatatatttgtatttctaattttttttaaatattctttctCAAGAATTAGTTATCTTCCTCCGATTATAACAGCAGAACAAATAATCAAAAGTTGGATCTCATAcaagcatacatatatatattgttcaAAACCCTGTTTTCCACATATATTATCCAGTTAAAAAAGAACCTTATATGATTAACTGTGAAGCGGCAACAAGTTTAGCCAAACCCTATCCaattaaaccccaaaaaaacaaaaaagaagaagaagccataGCTGTTACCATACAAGTTTCTGACCGGCTTTGTACTGTTTCATGTACCGTTTATCTCGAAGGTGTTTTTAGATTTTGTTAAAGCTGACCTATCTGATCTGTATATATAAAAACTCCATTAGCATAAAGACACAAACAAAACCAGTAAAATTTTGTTCACTGCTGCGTTTATTACAATGGAATGAAGAAACATTCTTGCATTGACCAACCATGTTTTGTGTTTTTGCAATGGAGGATAAAAATCTTATATTAAATTGGGTTAATTTCATCAAACGTCCCTAAACTATTATTTAGATTCTAAATTGAtcctaaacttcaaaattttctaattggATATTCAATGTATCAATATTGTTTCAATCTTAGGTTGATTGAgcagtaaaagtatcatggaagccTCTATATTAGGAGTCGAATGTCATTTTACCACCCCAAAacttaaaaaatgggtaaattagttcttatacattagatcaaaaagtaaattggtcattctgttaaaaattatattcatttatattgttaaaaattggtccacATACATCGGCATAAGGTACACATGGCATGTCACATGTCATTGTCTAGTTATTCTGTCAACCacaccagtttttaacaatacaaatgaataaagtttttaatataaatgatCAATTTGTtatttaatctaatgtatagggaATAGTTTGCCCATTTTCTGAGTAGatggggcaaaatgcaatttgattcCTAGTATAAAGGCCTCAATGGTACATTTACCTTAATTGAGCTTTAGCTCAGTTGACATCATTGCTATTACAATAACAAGGAAGACATGAATTCAAGTGGGCTTAAGCGTGTTTTTCCTGCAATTTAAAAGTTTATACTTTATAAGTAGAActaagcattgtataaaaaagaatATTGTATCAATCTAGTACTTTTGTCAGCCTACCTGTCAATTTAGGCACTAATGTTAGTTGATTAGGAGGGTTTACAAATAAAAGTAGCCatccaataaaaaaatatattgtaaCAATCTAGTACTTTTGTTAGCCTAGTTGTCGATTTAGACACTAATGtttattcgaatttgacatataacattatttaaaatacatgaatcaaattgaatctggcacattaaaaagaaaaagaatggtgtcaataaaatttagaaatgttattttttttaacagaTAAGATCCAATTTCTCCATGCAACAAGTACACATATTTTACAAATTGGCTCGcgtgttttaattatgttattgaaATTGTCCATATAATAaatacacatattttataatttgattaacGTATTTTAAACATTCTTTACATTAATTTTGAACTGAGAAAATGTCATAATTGAGGcaatattgatattttttaactcaattaaaacattttaaaatttggaaaaatgattAAGAATATGAGCTTATGACTTGAGGATGTCTAATATAATTAAccctataaaatttataaaatcacaaataagttaatgttgtttaaattcAAATGGACCGTGAACTGGTGAGGATATCAGTTGAAAGAGAGGAATTAGACCAATTgaatcatttgttttttttaata contains the following coding sequences:
- the LOC107908848 gene encoding BTB/POZ domain-containing protein NPY2, translated to MKFMKLGSKPDTFRSDGNNVRYVASELATDIAVTVGDVKFYLHKFPLLSKSACLQKLVASGNEQNCDEVQISDIPGGSVVFEICAKFCYGMTVNLNAYNVFATRCAAEYLGMYETIEKGNLIYKIDIFLNSSIVHSWKDSIIVLQTTKSLSPLSDELKVAGLCVDAIATNACIDVSKVDWSYTYNRKKLPEENGNDPNFNGVKSRPVPKDWWVEDLCELEIDLYKRVIMSIKTKGIQSHEVIGDALKAYSYRRLPGFSKGVIHSRDVGKYRSTVDTIVWLLPAEKGSVSCSFLFKLLKAAIIVDSGEMAREQLVRQIGQQLEEASLNDLLIRAAEREDVMYDVNMVKKIVNKFLMQDRNAEYESEENEVQEIQRSGILTDASKLIVAKLIDAYLAEIATDPNLPLSKFVDLAETVSCISRPTHNGLYRAIDMYLKEHPWISKSERKRICKLMDCKKLSADACMHAVQNERLPLRVVIQVLFVEQLRGAAATSSGTSTPDLPKSLKNPNGGSHGSSRSAPTNPEQDWDSVSATEELKALKPELAALRLRNRGDNRNNVDNAAAISKMKGLMKSKRIFTKIWSSKAAIGENSGSDSSESLGSANPEEAKSTPSRNRRHSVS